One window of the Benincasa hispida cultivar B227 chromosome 3, ASM972705v1, whole genome shotgun sequence genome contains the following:
- the LOC120074037 gene encoding peroxisomal membrane protein PMP22-like, with the protein MGSLAKKGLDKYLSQLYQHPLRTKIITSGVLIAINDVASQKLIGIQRIQLKRILIKLVYGCLYLGPFGHYLHQILDKIFQGKRDSKTVVKKVVLEQFTSSPWNHFVFLVYYGLFIERRTWVQVKAKVRKEFPSVQLTAWMFWPFAAWINHQFVPLQLRALFHNLVAFCWGLFLNLRAKSVTLNKS; encoded by the exons atgGGTTCTTTAGCCAAGAAGGGATTAGACAAGTATCTTTCTCAACTTTACCAGCACCCTTTGAGAACCAAG ATAATCACATCTGGAGTGTTGATTGCGATAAACGATGTGGCTTCCCAGAAGCTTATTGGCATACAGAGAATTCAGTTGAAGCGAATTTTAATCAAATTG GTTTATGGATGTCTTTACCTTGGACCTTTTGGTCATTATCTGCACCAAATACTAGATAAAATCTTCCAGGGGAAAAGAGACTCCAAAACGGTTGTCAAGAAG GTGGTGTTGGAACAATTTACATCCTCTCCGTGGAACCACTTTGTGTTCTTGGTTTATTATGGACTGTTTATTGAAA GAAGGACTTGGGTCCAGGTAAAGGCTAAGGTTAGAAAGGAATTTCCTTCAGTCCAGCTTACTGCTTGGATG TTCTGGCCATTTGCTGCTTGGATAAATCACCAGTTTGTACCACTTCAGTTGCGCGCCCTCTTCCATAACCTGGTCGCTTTCTGTTG GGGATTATTTTTGAATCTTCGAGCAAAATCCGTGACATTGAATAAATCTTAG
- the LOC120074142 gene encoding uncharacterized protein LOC120074142: MIQLLFTVIVSEMVLILLFSFKTPLRKLVILAVDRLKRGRGPIMVKTVSGTVLIVLLSSVYSMVTIQKRWVDDGAINPTDQVLMVKHLLEATLMGGSLFLALMIDRLHHYMRELRLRRKGMEAIKKQSRAMEDGKVSKSEEIKALEEERNTLQTKLKQLELELDSKTKDVTTSEANVVALRKQSEGLLLEYDRLLEENQNLRGQLQSVDHRLSRSGSKKNS; this comes from the exons ATGATTCAGCTATTGTTCACGGTGATTGTATCGGAGATGGTTCTGATTTTGCTCTTCTCCTTCAAAACCCCTTTGAGGAAGCTTGTGATCTTGGCCGTCGATCGGTTGAAGCGCGGCCGCGGTCCTATTATGGTCAAGACCGTCTCCGGAACTGTTCTTATTGTTCTGCTTTCCAGTGTTTACAGTATGGTCACGATCCAGAAGCGTTGGGTCGATGATGGTGCCATCAACCCTACCGATCAGGTTCTCATGGTCAAGCATCTTCTCGAGGCCACGCTCATGG GGGGCTCTCTATTCCTGGCACTTATGATTGATAGATTACATCATTATATGAGAGAGTTGCGTCTACGGAGAAAAGGGATGGAAGCTATCAAAAAGCAGAGTCGGGCGATGGAGGACGGGAAAGTTAGCAAGTCGGAGGAGATCAAAGCATTGGAAGAAGAGAGGAACACCCTGCAGACAAAACTCAAACAGTTGGAATTGGAACTTGATTCGAAAACAAAAGATGTAACAACTTCGGAAGCAAATGTAGTTgctttaaggaagcaatctgaAGGACTACTTCTTGAGTATGACCGTTTACTTGAGGAAAACCAGAACCTTCGGGGCCAATTACAATCCGTGGATCACAGATTGTCTCGATCAGGAAGCAAGAAGAATTCTTAA